The region AAGTCTATACAAACTTTTCTAGCAAATGCGAAGTTTGAGTATATTAAAAATAAGATGGTGTAATTAACTTGTTTATAATATCGTTTAATGATTTTAGTAGATAATCTACTTCTTCTTTTTCATTATACATTCCCAAGCTTATACGTAGAAGACCGGGATGTTCTCCTTGGGGATTTTTAATGTGTTTTATTATATCATTTTCAGATACCTTTAATAGCTTTTGTATATATGGTTGGGCACAAAAACAGCCGTTACGGATTCCGATACCGTATTCTTCGGCTAAAATTTTAGCGACTTTTTCATGTGATAGACCTTTAATGTTAAAAGGAATAATAGCTACTTTTTTTGCACTTTTATAATTATATAAGTCTATTTCAGGAATATTTTTAAGTTGTGCCAGTGTGTACATAGTCAGTTCTTCTTCATATGTTGATATTTTTCTCATTCCTAATTCCTGAAGTTTTTTTATGGCTGCTGTTAAAGCGACAACTCCCATAATATTCGGTGTTCCTGCTTCATCTTTATAGGGTGGGTTATCCCAATATACTTCTTTGTGAGTCACAACTTTAACAGTACCTCCTCCTTTGTCTTCAGGTTCTCCTTTGTTAAAAAACTCTTTAGGTCCGATTAGGACACCTATACCAAAAGGCGCATACATTTTGTGAGCTGAAAAAACTAAAAAGTCAATATTTTCATTTTCGTTTTTCCTTTTCATTCTTACTACTTCATGTGGGACTAATTGAGCTCCATCTACTAATAATTTTGCACCGTATTGATGACATAAACCAGCTATCTTATGCAAAGGATTTATATAACCAGTAACATTTGAGGCTCCACTAACTGTGACTAGCCTAGTTTTCTCCTTATATTTTATTAGTTTTGATTCTAAATCTTCTAAGGAAAGTAAACCCCTATTATCAATATTGATATAATCAATAGTATATTTATCTCTCCAGGGTAAGTCATTGGAATGATGCTCCATGTCTGTAGATAATATAACACAATTTTGTTTCTTTTCTGATTGACAGTAACGATAGGCTATTTTATTTATTGCTTCAGTTGTATTTTTCAGAAATATTATAGTATTTTTTTTCAAATCAGCGTTTACAAAGTTAGCTACTATTTCACGAGCTTCTTCATATAATTTTGAAGATAATAAAGATTTATAGCCCTTACCCCTATGTATTGAAGAATACCAGGGAGCAAATTCATTTAATGCTTCCATAACGACCTTCAGAGGAGGAGTAGTAGCTGCATTATCAAAGTTTATGTACTTGCTTATTTTATTGTTTATTAACGGAACCATTGTGTCAACTCCAAGAACATCTTGGCGGTATGGAGATTTAATTAGCATTCTAATCACCTCGACTATTATTTTATTCGAAGAGATTTAAGACTGTGCATTAGAGAAAGATATAATTCTATTTAATTTCACTAAATCACTTTATTTAGTTTTTGAAACATAGGTTTAAGTGATTATGGATGGTAGTTTGATGACATTTAATATCTAAAAGAAAATAAAGGATTTTAGCGTTTAATATCGAAATTTGTAGAATGCAATAAAATTTAGTTTATATATTATAATTTGAACTTATTATTGGAGGAACAATATGCTGGGTTTTAATAATAGTATCAAGAATAAGATTATAACATTTATTTTGCTTCTTAGTGCTGTAATAACATTAGTACTTATTATTCTTTCTGCAAATTTATCGAATACATTTTTAACAGATTTATTAAATTATCATGGAGAAGCGGTGGTAGAGTCATATGCGATCACTGCTGGCTTGTGGTTAGAAGAAAGGCAGGCAGATGTAGAAACATATGCATCTTTGCCTTTAATGACTGAATTAAACTGGGGAGAAGTGGGAGAGTATTTGAAAAGAGAGCAAGAAAAAAATAAGGATTTATATGATGTCTTTTTTCTTGCAGATAAGCAGGGTAATTTTTTTGCTACTGATGGTAGTAATGGTAATATTGCCGATAGATCATACTTTAATAATGCTATACAAGGTCAATCATTAATTAGCGGTCCGTTGTCATCAAGGGCAACAGATAATGATATTATTGTGGTAGTAAGCCCTATAGAGAAAAATGATGAAGTCATAGCAGTAATTGGTGCAACAATACCTTTGCCAGTATTAAATAATTATATAAGTGGATTTACTTTAGATTATGATAATGCCTTTTCTTATATTGCAGACAAAGATGGTAATATTATTGTTATTTCTAATGAATCTGATAAGTATCTTACTTCTATTGTTCAAGAAAAGTGGTCTAATCGGAATAGATTTAACGGAATACTGAAATCTGATATAGAAAATGAAACTTATTTAATGTATTACCATCGTTTAAATAGAATATCAGATTGGTATTTTGTAGCTCAGGTATCTGAAAACTTCATAAGTAGCTATATTTATCAAGCTACAAGTAGATTGCTTATTATTGCTTTAATAGGTATTATGATAGCTATTATTTTAAGTTATTTTATTTCTAGCAATATAGCTAAGCCAATAATTGAATTAAAAGAAGTGTTTGATTTGGCTACTAAAGGTGATTTATCGGTAAGAGCTGAAGTAAATAGAAATGATGAAATAGGCAAGGCTGCATTAGCCTTTAATAAGATGATGGATACGTTAAACCAGGTTACATATTACGATTCATCGACAGGGCTTCCCAATAGAAGAAACTTAGATAATACTCTAAGTGTTTTATGTAATCATGCCAAGAATAATAATGAAAAGTTTGCCGTCATTACAATGAATATTAATCAGTATCAAAATATAGTGGATACAATGGGTTATAGCGATGGTGATGAATTACTTTCTTTGATTTCTAAAAGTCTTAATGATTTGAGCTTGTCTTCAGATATTCAAGTTTTCTTTAGTGGTCATGCAGAGTTTGTAATTTTATTAACAGAAAATAAAGAAGAAGAACTCTTTAAATATATCAGAAAATTGTTTACGATAACAAATAGAAATTGGCTAGTTAACAATTTAAAATACAATGTAAATTCTACTATGGGGATTGCTATTTATCCAGAAAATGGTGAAGATGAAACTACCCTAGTTAAAAATTCTAGTTTGGCTTTGCATAAGGCAATGAAAGATAAAAATGATTATCAATTTTTTAATCAAATGATGAATGATAATTTAAAAGAGAAATTACTATTAGATAATGATTTACGGAAAGCTATAGAAGAAAAGCAGTTTATCTTATATTATCAAGCACAGTATGATTTAAATGCTAATGAATTCTTAGGAATGGAGGCACTTATTAGATGGCTGCATCCTGAATATGGAATTATTTCCCCTGCAAAATTTATTCCCATAGCAGAAGAGAATGGTTTAATTAATGAGATAGGAGAAATGGTATTAAAGGAAGCTTGTTCACAACACGTTCGTTGGCGTAGTTTAGGCTTCAATCCTGGAAAGATGGCAGTTAATATTGCTACATCTCAATTGATGAACGATAATTTTATTGATATTGTGAAAAATATTTTAAACAGTACAAATATGCAAGCTTCTTTATTGGAACTAGAAATTACTGAAAGAGCTGTAGTGGAAAGTGTAAGTAATGCTGCCAATACTTTAGATTCCTTGAGAAACTTAGGAGTTAAAATAGCTGTAGATGATTTTGGTACAGGCTATTCTTCCTTGCAGTATTTAAAAGATTTTGCTATAAATAATTTGAAAATAGATATGAGTTTTATTAGAGAGCTTTTTGAAAAAGAAAATAATAAAGAGATAGTTCGTGCGATTATTGCTATGGCTCATAGTTTAAATTGTAAAGTAACTGCTGAAGGGGTTGAAAGAAAAGAACAACTTGAGTTTTTAAAGGTTAATAATTGTGATTATGCTCAAGGATATTATTATGCAAAACCTTTAGCTGTAGATGAGATTGAGCCTTTATTAAAAAAAGAAAGAGCAGTTATATAGTTATAGATTTTATTCAAAAATTAAATAGGCATACTTCAAAGACTATAATTTTATTATAATTTGCTTAAATTGAGCTTTTTCAGTATAATATAGTAAAATTAAAGTAATTTATATTTTAGCTTTCTAAATTGATTTTAACTTACATTTTACTTTTAAATATAAATATATTACTAAGGTGGTAAATATGAATAGAGAAAATATAAAAGAAATACTAGAAAAAGTTAAGGGAGAAGACTTAAGTATTGAGGATGCTTTAAATAATTTGCATGATCCTGGATATCAGGATATAGGTATCGCTAAGATAGATCATGATCGTAACAAACGTAGGGGTTTTCCAGAAGTAGTATTAGCAGAGGGGAAAACACCAGAACAAGTTGCAGAAATTATGAAGGTACTAGCTGACAATCATGATAATATTATGGCAACTAGGGCTAGTGAAGAGGTGTATCAAGCAGTCAAGGGAGTATTACCTGATGTGGAATATAAAAAACTTGGACGAGTTATTATTCGTGAAAAAAATCCTCTAGCACGAGAGGGTTTGATTTTAGTTGCTTCTGCTGGCACTTCAGATTTACCTGTAGTAGAAGAGGCTGTTACAACTGCCAGTATAATGGGAAATAAGGTTGAACAATTAACCGATGCTGGTGTAGCAGGAGTTCATCGACTTTTGAATAATGTTGATTATCTAAATAGAGCCAGAGTGGTAATAGTTGTAGCAGGAATGGATGGTGCCTTACCAAGTGTTGTTGCTGGGCTTGTTTCAAAGCCTGTTATAGCTGTGCCAACAAGTGTTGGTTATGGTGCAAATTTCAATGGACTTGCTCCCTTACTAACTATGTTAAATAGTTGTGCAGCAGGAGTCGGGGTTGTAAATATAGATAATGGCTTTGGAGCCGCTTATTTAGCTAATTCTATTAATAAGTTAAAATAAAGATCATTATGTTATCAATATAGATAGTGAAGAAATATAAGGAGTGAATTTGATGGATGCATACTTTGATATGTTTTCAGGTATTAGTGGAAATATGGTTTTAGGTGCTTTAATAGACCTAGGTCTTAATTTAGAGGATTTAAATAATGAATTGGATAAGCTGGGATTAAGTGATGAATATAGAATAAATGTTAAAAAAGTTATTAAGCAGGGTATCAGTGCAAGTTATGTAGATGTTGAATTATTAGATGAAATCAATAAAGCTAATCATACTCCTCATCCTCATTCTAATGCGCATAAACATAATCATGGTCACGAACACGTGCATGAACAGGAATATGAAGATGAATACGAACATACGCATAAATGTGTTCATGACCATAAGCATGAACATAGTCATGAACATAGTCATGGAAGAAATCTATCTGATATAAATAAGATTATAGATAAGAGTTCTTTAGACATTGATATAAAGAAAAAAAGTAAAGCTATATTTTTGCGACTGGCAGAAGCTGAGGCTAAAATTCATGGTACTACTATAGAGGAGATACATTTCCATGAGGTTGGAGCTGTAGATGCTATTGTTGATATAGTAGGTTCTGTAATAGGCTTGAATATCCTGGGAGTAGAAAACGTCTATGCTTCAAAAATAAATACTGGTACAGGATTTGTAAATTGCCAACATGGGAAGATGCCTGTTCCTGCACCAGCAACTATGGAAATATTGAAGAATGTTCCCGTGTATTCAACAGGTATTAGAAATGAACTAGTTACTCCAACTGGTGCTGCTATAATTACTACATTGGCAAAAGGTTTCCTTGAACGACCTGAAATGAAAATCGAATCCAGTGCTTATGGCGCCGGTAGTCATGATCTAGAAATACCGAATTTGTTACGGATAAATTTAGTTCAAATTCTTGATAAAGAATTGTTAGGAGTAAAAAAAAACTAAATAAAGACAAGCTAAGTATTTTAGAAACAAATATAGATGATATGAATCCTGAGTTTTATGAATATATCATGGATAAATTACTATCTGCTGGTGCATTAGATGTTTATTTAAGTCCTATTCAAATGAAAAAAAATAGACCGGCACAAAAATTGAATGTATTGATTAGAGAGAAAGATAAAGAAGTTCTATCTACTTGTTTAGAAATTATTTATACAGAGAGTAGTTCGTTAGGCATAAGGGTTCTTGAAGGTATTGACAGGTATTCTTTAGATAGAAAGATGGAAACAGTGGATAGTCCTTGGGGAGAAGTGAAGGTTAAAGTAGCATACTTTGAAGGAAGCATAGTCAACATAGCACCTGAATATGAAGATTGCAGAAAAATTGCAGAAAAAGAAGGCCTTCCACTTAAAGAAGTTTATGATAAAGTAAAGCTTAGAAAATAAAGTGAGTTCTTAGTTTCAGAGGGAGTTTTTTATCTCCCACTGAAACTTAGTAAAACGAATCCAGGAGGTTAGTGCCACTTATCTCCCACTTATAGAAGTGGGAGTTTTAGTGGCAGTTAGCTCTCGGATAAACACTAACCCTTAAATAGTTTAGAATAATTTTCACAAAAATACAGTTTTGTATATATAACGACATGGTTTGACAGTTATTTCAGGCCGTGATATAATTTTTTGTGTATTAAGATAATTTTAAATTACAAAGGGGTGTGTTTTAAGTGGGGAAGTCCAAAAATATAGTTATAATAGTTTTAGTTGTTTTACTTAGTATAGCATTAATAATTACCTTTGCTTTAAGGCAATCATATTCAGAGGAGAAGTTAAATATTGCAATTACACAAATTTTAGAACATCCTGCATTAGATGCAGCAAGACAGGGTTTTATTGATGTGTTTGAGGAACATGGATATATCGAGGGAGATAATGTAGTATATGATATTCAAAATGCTCAGGGTGAGATAGCAAACACTAATACTATTGCTCAAAAATTTGCTTTAGATAGACCAGATTTAATATTGGCTATATCTACTCCGTCTGCAACAGCTTTAGCCAACGCTATAGAAGATATACCTATCTTCATAACAGCTGTGACTGATCCTGTGAATGCAGGTATAGTAGAAAGTGCTGAAAAGCCTAATACTAATGTTACTGGAACTACTGATATGAATCCTATAAAGGATCAACTTGAATTATTATTAGAGATTTCTCCAGAAGTTAGTAGAGTGGGTGTAATATATAATGCAGGGGAAAGTAATTCTGTAGTTCAAGTTAATGTACTTAGGCAAGTAGCCCAAGAGTTAGGCTTAGATATTGTTGATACTAGTATTTCTGCTTCTACAGAAGTATTAACAGCAGCTAAATCCTTATCTGGACGTGTTGATGCTATTTATGTACCTACAGATAATACAGTTATTTCGACTATTGAATCAGTAGTGGGAGTAGCTGAGAACAATAATATTCCCTTAATTGTTGGAGAAGAGCATGTTATTGAAAGAGGTGCACTGGCAACATTAAGTATTAATTATTACAGGCTGGGTAGACAAACAGCTGAAATGGCTCTAGAAGTTCTTGAAGGTGAATCTATACCTCAGGAAATGGCTATACAAAGTCAAAGGGAGTATAGTTTGATACTTAATACTGATGCAGCCGAAGGTATGGGTATAGTTTTTTCAGATGAGCTTTTAAATAGAGCAGATACTATATATCCAAGTAACTAACAAAAGACCAATATTTTAGAATTTAAGTATCACTAAGTTTTCTAACTAAGGTCTTTAATAAGTTTATAATATTTATAGATATAATTAAAACAAATATCAAGAACCTTACCCTGAAGGGTGGGGTTCTTAAATTTTTGTGTGATAGGAGATGGAAGTATGTGGTTTTTAAATATAAACTTTTATACAAGTGTACTGCAGGAAGGATTAGTATATGGATTAATGGCTTTAGGTGTCTATTTGACATTTAGGATACTGGATTTTCCTGATTTAACGGTTGAAGGTAGTTTCCCTATGGGAGCAGCTGTGAGTGCAAGATTAATAGTATTAGGTCAAGATCCTTTTTTGGCAACTTTTATAGCATTTTTGGCTGGATGTATTGCCGGAGTCATGACAGGATTTATTAATACAAAACTGAAAATAGCTGGTTTATTAGCGAGTATATTAACGATGACCTCTTTGTATTCGATAAATTTAAGAATAATGGGAAGTCCAGTAATATCTCTTTTTAGGCAAAGAAGAGTGTTTGATCTTATAAGCAATTTTGTAAATTCTAGATATACTATTTTAATTACTTTTCTTATTATTGTAATAATTATTAAGTTTATATTAGATTATTTTTTGCACACAGAATTAGGTATGGCTTTAAGAGCAACAGGTGATAACTCTATTATGGTAGAAGCACTTGGTGTAAATACAGATCGTGTTAAAATTTTAGGCCTGGCAATTGCTAATGGATTGGCGGCTCTATCTGGTGCATTAGTAGCTCAACAAGTGCAATCAGCTGATGCCCAGATGGGTGTTGGGATGATAGTTATAGGCCTAGCTTCTGTAATTATTGGAGAGGTTTTTGTAAGAACTAGTAGAATACCATATGCAACATTAGGTGTAATTATAGGATCAGTAGTTTATCGTATGGCAATTGCTGTAGCTTTAAGATTAGGGTTTAATGCGACGGATTTAAAGATAGTTACTGCTGCTATTGTAATTTTAGCCCTTGGTGCACCTTCGATTCGTAAGTTTATGATACAGGATGAATTTGCTGAACACTTAATGGAAGAAGGTGAGACTAGTGCTTAGACTAAAAAATGTTCATAAAGTATTTAATTATGCTAAGGTAAATGAAAATCATGTTTTGAAGGGAATTGATTTGACTTTAGAACAAGGTGATTTTCTTACTATTATAGGTAGTAATGGTGCAGGAAAATCAACTCTTCTTAATATGATTGCTGGAACTTATTTGCCTGAATTAGGTCATATTTATATAAATGATAAAGATGTTAGTAAATGGAAAACACATAAACGGGCGTCATTTGTTGGCAGGGTTTTTCAGGATCCGTTAATGGGTACTGCATCTGAAATGACAATTGAAGAAAACTTGTCTCTTGCTTTTAAAAGAGGTAAGAGACGGGGATTGAAACTAGGTCTTAATAAAAGTAGGCGTGATGAATTTCGAGAGATTTTAAGTTGGATAGATTTGGGCCTTGAAGATCGATTATCATACTCTGTGAAATTACTATCAGGGGGACAACGACAGGCTTTGACCCTTTTAATGGCTACTCTTGGAGAACCAGAGGTTTTATTGCTAGATGAGCATACAGCCGCTTTAGATCCAAAAACAGCAGAACAAATTATCGAGATTAGTAATAGGATTGTTAAAAAAAATAATCTTACTGCGTTGATGGTTACTCATGATATGAAACAGGCTTTGGAAATGGGTAATAGAACTATAATGATGGATGATGGTAAAATTATTCTTGATATCAAAGGCAAAGAAAGAAAAAATATGACTGTAGCAGATCTAGTAAGGAAGTTTAGTGAGAAGAGTGGACATCAACTAACTGATGATAGAGTTTTATTAAGCGAATAATATCCTATAATACCTCTAGCTTGAATAAGTATAGTTTAATAGGTAAAAATATTTATAAGAGTAGATATAGTTTTTCTGTATTCTACTCTTAATAAGTATAAGGGTGGATATAAAAAAGTGATAAAAAGCAAAAGAAAGAAAATATATATTGCTTATACTGGTGGAACCATAGGAATGACTAAAGACAAAAGGGGATATAAGCCTGAAAAAGGATTCTTGAAAAATAAGTTGCAGAAAATGGAAGAATTGAAAAGCCCTGAAGTACCAGAGTATTATCTAAAAGAATACAATCCATTATTGGATTCTGCTAATATGGAACCAAAGAATTGGGTGGAAATTGCTTCGGATATAGCGAAAAATTATGATCAATATGATGGCTTTGTTGTCTTACATGGCACTGATACAATGGCATATACATCATCTGCACTTGCTTTTATGTTGCGAGGCTTGAGAAAGCCTGTTATTATAAGCGGTTCTCAAATACCTTTACAGGAAGTAAGAAATGATGCTCGTGATAATTTAATTACTGCTATGATTATTGCGGGAAATTATGATATTCCCGAAGTATGTCTTTATTTTGGAGGTAAATTGATAAGAGGCTGTAGAGCTGTGAAAGTTAGTGCAGATGGCCTACATGCCTTTGATTCCCCTGGCTTTCCCTTGCTTGGAAAAGCTGGTATAGATATAAATATCAATAAGGAATTGTTCCATATTTCTAGTAGGAAAGAGCTGATTTTTACTACTATTGAGGATAATGCCATTGCTGCTTTACAAGTATTTCCAGGCATTTCGGCAGATGTATTAAATCATATTTTAGAACCCCCATTAAAAGGATTAGTCTTACAGACATATGGGGTTGGTAATATTCCTCATGCTAATCAGGATATTATTAAGGAGTTGAAAGAAGCTACCCAAAGGGGTGTAGTAATAGTAGCCTGTACTCAAAATGTATCTGGAAAGGTTCGTATTGAAAAGTATCAAGCAGGGTCTGCTTTATTAGATGCTGGTGTTATCAGTGGTTATGATATGTCGACAGAAGCGGCTTTAACAAAGTTATTTTATTTATTTAGTACTGGTCTAAATTCAAGTGAAATACAAGAAATGATGCAGGAAAATATCTGTGGTGAGCTATCTAAATAAGATTTTAGCAAAGATGGATAAAAAGAGGAAGTTGATGATGTATTTTAATGAAAATGAATATATTTTAAATAATGGACGAAAAGCTACTGCAACTGGGATCTTGGGTTTAATATTAGGTTTTATTATATCTCTTTTATTAAATCTTTCTATGTTTGCTTTTATATTGCTGACAATATTAATAGGATATTTATTTCTAACGTCTTATTGGGGAATTTATAAAAGTAATTTTTGGTTTAGAAAATATCGTTATAAACTACCATATACAATTTGGCTATTCTTACGCGTCTTTGTATTAATTGCTGGTGCTATATTAGGTATACTTTTTTTAGGTTTTTTTGAACATTTTATTTTGCTTTTAGCAATGGGAAGTGATCCTGATGGTCCAGGGATGATAGCAGCTCAAATTATTTTGATTCCTTTTATTGGTGAGAAGTATGCTGGTTTAATAAAATACACTCCAGATGGATCATGAAAACTTTATGCGATTAAATAAAGAAAAACTAAGGGATGGACTCAATAGACAGTCCCTTAGTTTTTTGTGTATAAATAAGAATATTATTCTTGGCCTGCAGGTGGTGTAAATGTACGTGCTGCTAATTCTTTGTCCAACATATAAATGCCTGAGCCTTGTTCACCAAGACGTTGAACTTGTTTTAAGTAAGTTTCCATAGTATCTTCTTCTTCAACCTGCTCATCAACAAACCACTGCAACATGCTAATGGTGGCATGTTCGTTCTCTT is a window of Halanaerobiaceae bacterium ANBcell28 DNA encoding:
- a CDS encoding aminotransferase class V-fold PLP-dependent enzyme; the encoded protein is MLIKSPYRQDVLGVDTMVPLINNKISKYINFDNAATTPPLKVVMEALNEFAPWYSSIHRGKGYKSLLSSKLYEEAREIVANFVNADLKKNTIIFLKNTTEAINKIAYRYCQSEKKQNCVILSTDMEHHSNDLPWRDKYTIDYINIDNRGLLSLEDLESKLIKYKEKTRLVTVSGASNVTGYINPLHKIAGLCHQYGAKLLVDGAQLVPHEVVRMKRKNENENIDFLVFSAHKMYAPFGIGVLIGPKEFFNKGEPEDKGGGTVKVVTHKEVYWDNPPYKDEAGTPNIMGVVALTAAIKKLQELGMRKISTYEEELTMYTLAQLKNIPEIDLYNYKSAKKVAIIPFNIKGLSHEKVAKILAEEYGIGIRNGCFCAQPYIQKLLKVSENDIIKHIKNPQGEHPGLLRISLGMYNEKEEVDYLLKSLNDIINKLITPSYF
- a CDS encoding EAL domain-containing protein, encoding MLGFNNSIKNKIITFILLLSAVITLVLIILSANLSNTFLTDLLNYHGEAVVESYAITAGLWLEERQADVETYASLPLMTELNWGEVGEYLKREQEKNKDLYDVFFLADKQGNFFATDGSNGNIADRSYFNNAIQGQSLISGPLSSRATDNDIIVVVSPIEKNDEVIAVIGATIPLPVLNNYISGFTLDYDNAFSYIADKDGNIIVISNESDKYLTSIVQEKWSNRNRFNGILKSDIENETYLMYYHRLNRISDWYFVAQVSENFISSYIYQATSRLLIIALIGIMIAIILSYFISSNIAKPIIELKEVFDLATKGDLSVRAEVNRNDEIGKAALAFNKMMDTLNQVTYYDSSTGLPNRRNLDNTLSVLCNHAKNNNEKFAVITMNINQYQNIVDTMGYSDGDELLSLISKSLNDLSLSSDIQVFFSGHAEFVILLTENKEEELFKYIRKLFTITNRNWLVNNLKYNVNSTMGIAIYPENGEDETTLVKNSSLALHKAMKDKNDYQFFNQMMNDNLKEKLLLDNDLRKAIEEKQFILYYQAQYDLNANEFLGMEALIRWLHPEYGIISPAKFIPIAEENGLINEIGEMVLKEACSQHVRWRSLGFNPGKMAVNIATSQLMNDNFIDIVKNILNSTNMQASLLELEITERAVVESVSNAANTLDSLRNLGVKIAVDDFGTGYSSLQYLKDFAINNLKIDMSFIRELFEKENNKEIVRAIIAMAHSLNCKVTAEGVERKEQLEFLKVNNCDYAQGYYYAKPLAVDEIEPLLKKERAVI
- the larB gene encoding nickel pincer cofactor biosynthesis protein LarB, with translation MNRENIKEILEKVKGEDLSIEDALNNLHDPGYQDIGIAKIDHDRNKRRGFPEVVLAEGKTPEQVAEIMKVLADNHDNIMATRASEEVYQAVKGVLPDVEYKKLGRVIIREKNPLAREGLILVASAGTSDLPVVEEAVTTASIMGNKVEQLTDAGVAGVHRLLNNVDYLNRARVVIVVAGMDGALPSVVAGLVSKPVIAVPTSVGYGANFNGLAPLLTMLNSCAAGVGVVNIDNGFGAAYLANSINKLK
- the larC gene encoding nickel pincer cofactor biosynthesis protein LarC; the encoded protein is MDAYFDMFSGISGNMVLGALIDLGLNLEDLNNELDKLGLSDEYRINVKKVIKQGISASYVDVELLDEINKANHTPHPHSNAHKHNHGHEHVHEQEYEDEYEHTHKCVHDHKHEHSHEHSHGRNLSDINKIIDKSSLDIDIKKKSKAIFLRLAEAEAKIHGTTIEEIHFHEVGAVDAIVDIVGSVIGLNILGVENVYASKINTGTGFVNCQHGKMPVPAPATMEILKNVPVYSTGIRNELVTPTGAAIITTLAKGFLERPEMKIESSAYGAGSHDLEIPNLLRINLVQILDKELLGVKKN
- the larC gene encoding nickel insertion protein, which gives rise to MNPEFYEYIMDKLLSAGALDVYLSPIQMKKNRPAQKLNVLIREKDKEVLSTCLEIIYTESSSLGIRVLEGIDRYSLDRKMETVDSPWGEVKVKVAYFEGSIVNIAPEYEDCRKIAEKEGLPLKEVYDKVKLRK
- a CDS encoding ABC transporter substrate-binding protein; its protein translation is MGKSKNIVIIVLVVLLSIALIITFALRQSYSEEKLNIAITQILEHPALDAARQGFIDVFEEHGYIEGDNVVYDIQNAQGEIANTNTIAQKFALDRPDLILAISTPSATALANAIEDIPIFITAVTDPVNAGIVESAEKPNTNVTGTTDMNPIKDQLELLLEISPEVSRVGVIYNAGESNSVVQVNVLRQVAQELGLDIVDTSISASTEVLTAAKSLSGRVDAIYVPTDNTVISTIESVVGVAENNNIPLIVGEEHVIERGALATLSINYYRLGRQTAEMALEVLEGESIPQEMAIQSQREYSLILNTDAAEGMGIVFSDELLNRADTIYPSN
- a CDS encoding ABC transporter permease — its product is MWFLNINFYTSVLQEGLVYGLMALGVYLTFRILDFPDLTVEGSFPMGAAVSARLIVLGQDPFLATFIAFLAGCIAGVMTGFINTKLKIAGLLASILTMTSLYSINLRIMGSPVISLFRQRRVFDLISNFVNSRYTILITFLIIVIIIKFILDYFLHTELGMALRATGDNSIMVEALGVNTDRVKILGLAIANGLAALSGALVAQQVQSADAQMGVGMIVIGLASVIIGEVFVRTSRIPYATLGVIIGSVVYRMAIAVALRLGFNATDLKIVTAAIVILALGAPSIRKFMIQDEFAEHLMEEGETSA
- a CDS encoding ABC transporter ATP-binding protein; protein product: MLRLKNVHKVFNYAKVNENHVLKGIDLTLEQGDFLTIIGSNGAGKSTLLNMIAGTYLPELGHIYINDKDVSKWKTHKRASFVGRVFQDPLMGTASEMTIEENLSLAFKRGKRRGLKLGLNKSRRDEFREILSWIDLGLEDRLSYSVKLLSGGQRQALTLLMATLGEPEVLLLDEHTAALDPKTAEQIIEISNRIVKKNNLTALMVTHDMKQALEMGNRTIMMDDGKIILDIKGKERKNMTVADLVRKFSEKSGHQLTDDRVLLSE
- the ansA gene encoding asparaginase, which codes for MIKSKRKKIYIAYTGGTIGMTKDKRGYKPEKGFLKNKLQKMEELKSPEVPEYYLKEYNPLLDSANMEPKNWVEIASDIAKNYDQYDGFVVLHGTDTMAYTSSALAFMLRGLRKPVIISGSQIPLQEVRNDARDNLITAMIIAGNYDIPEVCLYFGGKLIRGCRAVKVSADGLHAFDSPGFPLLGKAGIDININKELFHISSRKELIFTTIEDNAIAALQVFPGISADVLNHILEPPLKGLVLQTYGVGNIPHANQDIIKELKEATQRGVVIVACTQNVSGKVRIEKYQAGSALLDAGVISGYDMSTEAALTKLFYLFSTGLNSSEIQEMMQENICGELSK